The genomic window ACTGCGTTTCTGTTTTTAGCTTTGGTTGGTATATGGGAGCATGATCTTGCGTCTGGTTTTTTACTGAAATTACTAATTTTGGTGTACTATAACCCATTTTTTATTCTGGAAATTTGTTCTGCAATAATTGCCTGTTTGCTGTGGTGGGTCTAGTTTCAGTGTTGcattattagtgttttgtttggttctattaattaaataaactgGTTATTGTGATTTGGTTGTTATAATGTATCTCACAAAGTTGGTCTGGAGGGAAGCAAGTTATGATTTAGCCAATATTCAAATACTTTCTTTTTGAGCAGCAGGTAACACACCAGTGTAGGCCTATTATGATGGGAGAGGAAATGGAATTTTTTTAGCCCATGACACCAATCCCCTTGCCCTTGTCACATTAACATTTTGGATGTGATGCGTATCTTCACTTCGTAGGCAGACTAGTTTGTGGGTGCCTGCCTCTTTGAGTTTTAGAAGGTGCAATTGAGAGTGTGCTGAATATGGTTTTCTGATTGCTGAAGTGTGAATTTTGTGGTTGTAAATCTCACTTATTTTGCTTCTTTAGACTGATTTCACTAATTTAGAGGGCAGCAATTCATGCATTATTTCCCAACCAGGGAGGCTTAGAGTATTGAATCTCCTCATAAGGCTCAAATCTCTCTTTGCTTCCTCCTTGTCAGTGGTTGCAgttaacatgtgtgtttttattcttGTCATATATCATTTCTATTCTCGATTCTATATGTTTCTGGCAAGATTATGTGCCTAGTTTTTGAAGATATTCTGTCAAGTAACTAATCAGAACTATATGAATAAACTATAAAGTTTGGCTGGTGGTTCCTTAGATTTCTAAGCCAGTTGGCTGCCATAATTTTTGTTCGATATTTATACAAGTGACAAACTTGCTGATCTGACATTAGTCATTTTTTCTGATTCCTGTTATTATTCTTACTGAGTAGAACAGGTTACGCAGTTTATGCGTTTAAATAACCATGACCAGCAATTCTGTATTTATTTTAAGTCTTGAAATTGCATGAAATTCGAATCTCCTTTTTATTCACTTGTGTTTCTGCATTTAGCAAGTGAGTTCCTGGTGATATTTGGACTAGAAATTTTGCCTACCAGCCTGTTGGGCACAGTGATATAACAAGATATCTTGTTTGGGACTATCTGAGAAAGATGTGCTAAGCTTAACTCTAGAGACCATCCATCCACTTTAGAGTTCTTTTAATATGCGCTAATTTATTGTTTCCTTAAATTTGTAACAGTCAATTGGTGgcttttttaattctatttcaAGCATGATTGAATTTCTGTACCAATTTTCTTCTCTTCATGAGGTCCTATGTAGTTGTGAGAGGTTATCTgtgccatttttcttttcttcatgggGTCCTATGTAGTTGTTGGAGCTACCCtctgaattaaatttaaatttccaCAAGGACTAATGTTGAAAATCATTTGGTCCATATATTTTCACTTAACTTTGAGTCTCTCCAAATTTGTAGGTGATCTCAAAGTCCCCCTGAAAGCATTCCTTAGAAAGATAACGGCTAGTTAATGCTAGAGGAAATGACATTGTTGCTcttttttaataagtttgaaTTTTAGAGAAGTACATTTAGGATAAATAAAGCTTCTTTTAACCTGTAAAGTATCTTTTCTCTGACTAGTTAGCCACATCTATATGTTTAGATTTCTTATGTACCCATATGTTTGGTGTGTGAGGGATTTGAACTATGGTTGGATGGTGATACCTAACATCTTAACCATCAAGCTATCctgttaattataattaaagttaaatttttatatatttgaacctATTCTTTTCACCTATTTGTTTAGCAAAAAAATTGTAGTTATGGGGATTGAAACCATATTTGGATAGTGAAACCGAACAATTTAACCATCAAGCTATACCACTTACTATGACTCAAAGTTAAATTATAGATTTGAAATGTACTCTTTTTACCTTCTGAACAAGGTACTTATGATTCAAAATGGGCACACTTGCAATTTGAGTGGGTAGTGGATGTCTCTGAGTGGGCACACATGATATTTAAGCGGCTAGTGGACATCTCTGAGCAGGTAAACCTGATATCTAAGTAGGTAGTGGAGTCTCTGAGTTGGTATACATGATACCTGAGCGGTTAGTGGATGTTTCTGAGAGGATACACCTGAAATCTGAGTGATATTTGTGTTGGTAGTGGACATCTCTGGGTGGGTACACCTAAAATCTGAGTGGGTAGTGGATATCTATGAGTGGGCAGTTTAATAATTAGAGTGAACACGCTTGTAATATGAGCGGGCAGTGGACACCTCTGAGTGGAAAATAACTCATGTCTTCCCCAACAGCTTAACCATCATGCTATTTCTAGACTCACGCCCATTGCTCTTCCTCCTTATTTCTCCTTTACCTCTTAGCCATCAAGCTATTCTAGAATCACTCTTTATTTCTATTCCTTTTTTTCCCTCCCCACCATCTTAACTCATGCAAGAGAAATGGGTGTTGTTATTGGAgttatataacaaatataagaagaaaaaaaaaagaacaacaagaagaggaatatgtacaaaaagaaaaaatgatgaacatgaagaagaatgagaaagaaaaaaaaatgaaagagaaagaagaaatagGGATAATTTTGGTATGAAAGGAATTAGTTAGATTGATTTGATGTCTGCTGGGGTTGCAGAGGAATAATGGTAAAAGCAATTATCTGCTGGGGCCTTGCAATTGTTAGAGGGGCTTGCAGGTCATACTGTAAATGTTGAATGACTTGCAGGTCCTTTTCCCTAAATTATATTGTCTTCTGTTTctctgcatatatatatatatatatatattcagttaATATGCAGAATTTATCATATTACTTGATGAATGATCCGGTTAACCCATTGCTCAAGCAAATCCTCTGACATCAGTCTGCTTAAATTAATGGATAACAAACAAGTTAGATTGGACCACCTAAAAATCTCTAGTATGATAGCCCCATTAAACTAATGCAAGGATCAAAATATAGTGCTAACTTTATCTGAAGATGACCATAGGCTTATGCTGAGAGCTGTCTTACTGGGAGAAACTTCAGTCATTGGAGAAACCTACCCATTAGTTACttacacatatacacacatatattcGCCATTTGTAGCCGCATTAAGACACAATTCATCACAAGATCCATATGACAAGAACTTACTGTTGGAGCTGATCCCTTGACATGCAATCTATTGTTTGTAGGTGTTGGAAAAAGTTGTCTTCTCTTGCGTTTTTCAGATGGGTCTTTCACCACCAGTTTCATTACAACTATTGGGTAAGTTCCCTATTCGCATTTGCTTTTAGTTTCTATTGTTactttgtgtgtgtatgttgCTACTGTTGCTTTTATGTCCCTgcttttattataatttctatCTTTAGTTTCTAATTGCACAAGCATGCTCTATATAGCATTGACTTTAAAATAAGAACTATTGAGCTGGATGGCAAACGAATCAAACTACAAATTTGGGATACAGCTGGTCAGGAACGGTTTCGAACTATTACAACTGGTAACTTTGTACTTATTTACTCAATTTTCTTATCAGCTTTCAAACTGGGATTTGGGACATGTGGAACAGCAGAAATTTTTTACTGTACTGGAATTTTGACTCTTTCCTTTATATTGTATGCAGCTTACTACAGAGGCGCCATGGGTATTTTGCTTGTTTATGATGTTACTGATGAGTCATCATTTAACAGTAATCATTTGTTTCACATTTACTTAAACCTGATTTTCTCAAGTACTCCTCTGTTGGTTTCTCATTGTCCTGAGTGCTTTGTGTAGATATAAGGAATTGGATTAGGAACATTGAACAGCATGCTTCTGATAATGTAAACAAGATTTTGGTTGGCAACAAGGCTGACATGGATGAAAGCAAAAGGGTATGTTCAACCTGTCCTAGGACAGGCCTgtgctttttttgtttctttctcatttctattattcttgtgtttctttgaTGGTTTATAAACAGCTGCTACATTTGGTGTTTACTTGTTCTATCTTTTCTATTCTTCCAAATGTAATTCACTTAAACCAATTTCATTACCCCAGGCTGTATCCACCGCTAAGGGACAAGCACTTGCAGATGAATATGGGATCAAATTTTTTGAGACTGTAAGTAATTCTTTTCGAGATTTACTTGGTTTGTACAGTGACAATGCCGAACCGAAATATGTGGAGatcattgaaattaaatatcatgTTTTTCAGAGTGCAAAAACCGACCTTAATGTGGAGcaggttttcttttcaatagCTCGAGATATCAAACAAAGACTTGCAGAAACAGATTCTAAAGCTGAGGTACAAATATTTTCACTGTAAAAACCTTTTTACTCTCGACCCGCTTACTTTTCCGCTTTTATTTGACATTGCATTTCAATTATATGATTCCAGGATCGAACAATCAAGATCAACAGGCCTGAGGTGGCTGGTGATGCCAAAGCTCCTGAGCGATCAGCTTGCTGCGGTGCTACATGAAGTCGTAAATCATAGTATAGTTATTTGTCTTGAACTCTATTCGAAGCCAATTGGCTCATATAGCTTATGATGTATTggagatgatgataataatacaGTGTGCTACTGCTTGTATTTCTAATCCTATCATTCTTTTCGAGTATTTAGCTCATAATGTAGGATTTAAATCAACTTCCTTTTTCATGTTTTATGTTGCTTGTATTTTTGTATGGAACTTGCTTGGAGTTACAAAACTGCTTTGCATTCCACACCAAAGATGTCTTTAAAGTTGACCTTTCATAACCAACgaccaagtggtctattggtagtCGGGTCTTTAATAGAACTTTTTCACATGAGCGAGAGCATATTTCTGgaagtgtgagtagtggttgtgtgcgggtggttcCAGCACTCATGTATGCGCAGGCCCCACTCCCATTTGTTCCGTCAAGGCTTGTGCATGCCCCTGTCTTTCTTAGTGGTTAGGCCACTCATTTTGGTAATAAAAAAAGCTGGTCTTCCACATTGGGAAGGTTGTATGTTTGAAACCTATTTTACTAACACAGGGTTGACAATTGATATCCTGGTTCTTGTTAGAATTTTTCACAAGCGGTGAGAGTTTGAATCACTAGATATGGATATATTTTTTAGGAGTGTGAGCGGTAATTGTATATGAGTGATCCTAGCACTCACGTACGTATGTACGGATTTCTGTCTTTCTTAGCAGTTTAGTtgctattctttaaaaaaaaagttaatttgtTTAGTGTGACATATGAAGTTAATTTAATCATGATTAAATTCAATGTTCCAATTTTAAACTGAAAATAACACCTTAAAACGTTATTGTATTTCCTATTGAACTTTTACACAAGAAATATGACCCATTCAACGAATGTTCTGTTTTACTTTATAGTTTATTAGAGGTTGAATTACTCAGTTtgattaacaataaattaatctCTCAATTAATTGACTAAAAATATGCGGTTAATTGAAACTGACATAAGGACAGTGCATGCAGGTGCCAAACTTtggatttttttccccttttttacATAGTTTTTTAACGGAATTAAAATTAGAAAGGTTCTAGaagaataatttatattaaataaataaataaataacattatcCGTTCAAATTCAACATTAAAATTAGTGATTGCTTTCCCAATTAATGGGGCATGTACTTACAACCATCTCACCGTTCATCTCCATCCGATTAAATCTCAGCCGTCCACCGACCTCCGTCTCCGAAAGCGCGAGAAGAATCTAAGAAAGAGCTCTTCCTCTCTCTCGCGCGCGCGTGCATTGATTTCcagttttcattctcattctctTCACGATCTGGTTCGATTTCATCCATTCTTTTTCGCGATGTTGTTCTTGCAATTGAATTCATAAATTCCaattttttcccaatttttgcAGGAATTTCAATCCAGCTACG from Dioscorea cayenensis subsp. rotundata cultivar TDr96_F1 chromosome 9, TDr96_F1_v2_PseudoChromosome.rev07_lg8_w22 25.fasta, whole genome shotgun sequence includes these protein-coding regions:
- the LOC120269369 gene encoding ras-related protein RABE1c-like, yielding MAAPPARARADYDYLIKLLLIGDSGVGKSCLLLRFSDGSFTTSFITTIGIDFKIRTIELDGKRIKLQIWDTAGQERFRTITTAYYRGAMGILLVYDVTDESSFNNIRNWIRNIEQHASDNVNKILVGNKADMDESKRAVSTAKGQALADEYGIKFFETSAKTDLNVEQVFFSIARDIKQRLAETDSKAEDRTIKINRPEVAGDAKAPERSACCGAT